GTCTTGACCTTGTCTGGCTGTTCGGCAGGTGctcaggaggaggaagaagagcacACAGGTTGAAAGCAGGAGAGCCACTTTCCTCATGTTGCATCAATTTAACGCAATAATGACGACAGGGGGTCGGCTGTCACGTCAAGCAGAAAAGCTCACGATGATGAAGAAATTAGCCGGCTTCCTTTTAGCAAGTGTGAGAAAACCTGCACCAAATTACACGAACGCTactgaaataaatatttaaagtgGCGTGGCAGCACAAAGTTATGATGAGACTCACCAGATGCGGGTGGTGATTTGGAAGAGTTGGTCGCTCATCTTGTTCGACGAAATGTGATGACGTACAACCTGCCACGTCATACGTCAACACGGGAGACAGCGACCCCCACTGGCCAGGAAGACGCTCAAGAACCAAATCTCTGGGCTGTTTTATAAAAGGCTGTTAATGAAAAGCTACACACTGATGATTCTTGAAAGTAAATTATCTGAGTAAAACCAATTGCATGTCTACATAAACCTGTTTGGAGAACATGGAATTTTTTGTAATGGGGGAAATTAAAGACTGCACTTTTGTTCTTGAACATGCCAGAGTAAAGACAGTAGACCTAATTTACAAAACGCTTCATGTTTATTAAATTACAATATTACACACAGTATCCAATTATGTTTAAAGGTAACAAAAACGTAACTGTGTAATTGTAAttatatatcttttttctttacaGCTTGGTTTATCATGTAATATGATGTGGGTCGCAAGGGATTCATAAATATACTCTTCTACCAGTCAGTTAAACATGGACACAATAGCATTTGTTTTAAGTGTGAATTGTTTTTTAAGCACTTTGTGACAGTGACTATTTTAATTTGCACTTCCAGGAACATTTATGCACGGAGCGTGACAGatcataaaataaatagatgcatttCCCAGTACAAAATTCAgttagaaaggggggggggggggcagagctacatattaaaaatacatttaaacatgACAATATTTGGTCCTGTAGTcaaatctgactttttttttctctgctgatGCGAGATGTGAGGCACACAGGTGGAGGTAAAAGAGGGCAGGTGCAGCTCAGAAGTTAGTCAAATAAAAAGTTCCATTTGACCATTCTGCATCCTGGAGGTTCATCATTTCATCCCATTTTGTCATTATGCCAGTGAAGGTTATATTTTCAAGGTGTTCACCGACACTTTAGCACTCCAGCATATTGACCGAAAAAGGACAGATAATCCATTGAAACGCCTCAACAAATGTGAACACCCACAAAGCAAAACTCGAACCTTAAGAATAAATTAGCAAATATATCAATTACCAAGTAATAGTTGTTACATGAGCTGGTGTTTTTGGTATGTTCTTCTGctgcatatttattttattcacatCATTTTTATCAAACGCAAAGTGCAATGTGGGCCCATATCTTGGCAGAAGTTGCAGACATAATCAGCAGGGCACTTTAAAGTGGAAGGCACTGAAAGTGAAGATACTGGCCATGCAGCAGGAATCTCATTGGTGTTCTTGACCTCCATCACGTTGTCATCTCCTATCGCTCGATCACACCGTCCACATCCATGTCATTCAGTAAGTAAATATCTGTATGCCGTGCAAGACCCATCTGCAGGAGAGAGGAAGTAGAGATGCACATTTCATTAGTGTGGCAGATTTGGACGATCATATTGTTAAAAATGATCCTTAAGTGATTATTCCTATTGTCAACAATCAATTTTAGATTGTAAATCCGACATACAGCACAaacaaagagaaagagaagtAGGGAAATAACAGTACTTATTTGGGCCCATTTGTGCATCTGTGAGACTACAGAATGAAAGTGGTGatttatgaaaaacaaatgtgacaggGAGGTTAATCACGTGACTTTATTGATTTGAATTAGTGATGCATTGAAGGATCTCACCTTTCCTCATTTAACCCTGGAAAGTCCTGAAAGAGAGCGATTACCACACATGCTACACTGTCTCGCATCGCATTTTAATAAGATATTGTGGTGCTATTATAACTAATCAGATTAATTCATAGCACTCTTTAGAATTGAGACATAAAACACCATGTAAGCAGTCTTTGGCGTTTATTTTAAACAAATGATGGGTCTCTGTCAGAAGAGGACACAAATGAGACAAATGTAGACAATACTGCATACATGGTTTCTCGGAAACAGACCAAATGTGTATGAGCACAAAAGccatatttttttgcaaaaaaaaaaaagaattacaattGTGTGCTCATTAGCGCAGATTACACCTTATGAATGAAGCGGACTTTTAATATGTGATGTAATATATGATTAAAATGTGAATACAACATTTATCATAATATCAAAAAGACAATAAAGTACAAATCAAGAAAAAAAGGACTTCTACCACAGATGCACAAATAAAGATATCAAGTGCCATTTTGTGGCAGTAAACTTGGTTGTATGAAATGTGTGCTTCAAATACTTGGACTAGTTCACATTACCTAATTCCGTTCCCATATGATCCCTTTCGCTAACAAGTCAGAAATTACACAAGGACAGTTATCTCACAGGTCCTTCTAAAAAGACAGTCAAACTTTTTAACAGCGTTTTCAGGAACCATCATCAGCACAGAGCCCGACAAGATGTAGcaggacacacaaaaaaaaaaggattagtGCAACCATTACTGGCACTGATTAATACTTGGACTCATAATTGTAGTAAAATGGAATCGCCTTAGCATAATTGTGCAAATTTCCCCATTCAGTGTTTTGGACATGTTACAGCCTCACAATATCACAACACAACTCAGCTGGATATTATTTGGTATCTTAACttttaacattattattatttgaaacaAACGTATGATGGGTGAAGAAATCCAGTGCTTCAACTGCTGATAATGGAGTATATTGATGTAGACTAGGTTGcctcaaaaaatgtttttttttttttttttttttttttaaatgtaattgaTTTAAATCATTCACCACTTTTAAGGTACAACGATGCTAATACAACCGCAACGGTCGGCGGTGTGAACATTTTGAAGCgagtttaagtttgttggaatTTAAATGCGGCTTCCACAGTTTGAGGTCTTTGTATGACATCTGCTACATTTTCATAATTGATATATAAATGCTAACTCCAACCTTTGTCGCTcatacggggaaaaaaaaaaagtatttaattgTACTTTGCCATGTGGAAGCAGAGCAATCTGTAAAGTTAGTGTCTCGGAACAGATTGTGTTCAACCCTTTCCCTTTGGGGGGAAAAATCATATTCGTGCAAAAGTGGACTAACTTCTGATAACCGGCTCGCCACAAAAATAACATAAACGACTGACAGAAAAAAGACTTTGCCATAAACTCCAACAGTCCCGGTTGAGAACTGAGCTCAGAGTCTTCAGAAGAAAGAGGAACGTTGCTGGTTACTGTACAGTTCATCTCTAGGAGTCGCACTCAGACTGTTCCTCTATGAACACAGCAGGTGGATTGCTTACCCTGCTGCCAAAGTCCAGACAGGAGACCCCCAGGGCGACCAAACAGTGCCACACCTGCACACAAGACGGGAAAGCCCAGCCAGTCAAATAACATCTTTGAGTGTAATGTGAaagagattcttttttttgcttactCATTcctgaaaaatgtgagcagaatgCTATACACAAGCCACACCCACTGCATGTTGATTAATGCAGCAGTATGTCAACTCACCAGGTAGCCTACAAAGCACAGATAAGCGACGGAGAGTAGAGCGGCCAGGACGTAGAGCCAAATGCTGTGCAGAGTTGCCACATAGACCACCACAAAGTACATGTTGATGGCACAAACCAACAAGACGACAACGCCACCACCGATCTTCCAAAACCTGAAAGAAACAAGAACATACTCTCATTGCCGATGCTAGACATAGACAATCTATAATAGCCCAGGCCATTATAATTAGGGctaccatttattttttttttgttccttcgAAAGTTCTTTGCCATCAACATGTCATTAAATTTCCAGTAACAAGTATGAGAGAGTAGGACAGTGATAACACCATCTCGTAGCACTAAGTCACATGACAAACAGGAGAGACAATTGCAAAATTTGGACACTTCTAATCAGAGGTGTACGCACTTTTGTTGCCGCCATACATTAATACTTCCATGTTGAGTAAGTTGAACGGACTAGTTCATTTTATAACTGTCATGCTTACAAGCCATTGGCAAAGTCGTTCATGATGGATGTCAGGCTGGTGAAGGTCAGAATTGGGATCAAGGCAAAAGGAAGCTGAAGGACAAGAAGTAGAATTGAGTTGTACGCATCCTGTAACAAAACTATAACAGGTTTTACAAGTATTCAAAAACGAGTCAGACCTGCATGCTTTGTAAGACATTAAGGAAGTCGTTCATCCCAGTCAAGTGCTGGACATCCTGAAAGATGGCAACCAGCAGCGTCGGCGTGATGGCGATGGAACGCGTCAGTAGCACTCGTGCGAAACGAGACCACCGAAGGTTTAGGAAACCCTTACCAAAGAGAGGGAcgaaaaaaccaaaacaaaacataagcACATTGCTCTCgtctttgctttgtttgtcaACAGTCACGAAAACGTACCTCCATAACAAACTGTCCAGAGTAGGTGCCTGTCATGGTGGAGCTCTGCCCTGCTGCAAGGATGCCGATGGCCCAGATGTACAGCGCGGCGGGACCGAAGAAACAGCCCAGAACCACTCCCTGAATAAGTGGCATAAAATTACACGTGGGAAAAAGTATTTTTCACAATGCACTCATTCTGAGTGAGCTAATCCTGCAAAAGAAAATCTCCATTTACTCATTACATAATATACACCAAATCTTTCGGTTTACGTTGACCTTTTTAAACATTCGaacttttaaaacattttacagGAAGTATTGACAAGCAGACATACCCCCTTATAGATATCAACCTCCAGTGTTTCATTGTTGTTAGGGAAGAGACCTTGGTGAGGGATGTTGGTTACATTGCACTCTTGGTTCTGCGAGCAGAAAATAAAGActtcaattaaaatgaaatgaaatgacttgATATGCCAACAGTCCAGTATACCCACCACTTGCCAGTTGGTCTTATTGTAGAAAGCCTGGGCAAAAACGGCGACGACAAAGACGTTGATGAGAAACGAAACAAAGAGTGCAATGGTTGACTCGATGAAGTAATACTTGTTGGCTTCCTTTACTTCCTTCTTATTTCGACGGTCAATATCACGAGACTGGTGCATAGGGAAATGAAAGAGTTCATAATATTTGTTTAGTACGTActttcattcacacacacacaaccacatgATTCAAAGCCAACTTAAAAAGCAGTGGTGGCTGCAGAGTTGGCAATGCTGTAACCTATTTAGTACAAAACAATTCTCACTTTGACCAAAGCCGAGTGAAGGTAAATGTTGTGCGGCATAATGACAGCGCCAACAATGCCAACAGCCTGCTCCAGTTGCGTGGGCCCACATCCTTCACAGTACGGCAAAAACATGCCTTTCAGCACCTCCCCTTGGTCTGGTTTCACAAGCACATACTACAAAGAGACAGGCAAAGAGTCAAGAATGTTGTTGATGGAATCTTTTGAATAGTATGTGGGGTGTTACCTCGTAACCAAAACTGATAGCCATTACGGTGATAAGAAAGCCGAAGAAAGCTTCAAGTTTTCTCAGGCCTACAAAAGGGATCAGACGTTGTCAATCAACACTGAGGACAAActactggtttaaaaatcatcaCGTACCGTATTTGTCCAAAAAAAGGAACACAAATGTATCTGTGATGGTAATGAGTACTCCGGCCCATAAAGGTAtcctagggggaaaaaaaagaaggtgaCTTTGACTTAGTGTGACATCACGTTCACATCTTAATAAGTAAAGATTGGATGGATGAAATACCTACTTGCCCACAGAGAGAAGATTGAGAGCTATTGCACAGCCAATCACTTCTTGCATGTCGGAACCAATAATCGCCAACTCCACCATGATCCACAATATAATTCGTGGGACCTGCAGGAAAAAGGACTCCGTTTTACTGTAttatagaaacaaaaaaaaacatttgcattttcacGGTGCCATTATTCTAAACTTAAAAAGGGAGAGTGAATGCTCACGGTGGAATACTGCCGATTGCAAACTTCAGCCAAGTGCATCCCCGTGACCACGCCGAGACGTGCCGCCAACCTCTGCAACAACAGCCCGATGACGGTGGCTGACAAAAGCACCCATAGAAGCTGAGGAGGACAGACAAGATAAATCCCAAGGTAAAATCACGCTCCAAGCCATTAAAGATGATGAATATTCACCTTAAATCCAGCTTTTGCTCCAGACTGCAGGTCAGACTCAATGTTGCCTGGATCTAAGTAGGCGATGCTCATCAAGAACCCGGGTCCGGTGAAAGCCCAGAGTTTCCTAAAACTAAAcacctgaaaaacaaaataaatggaggAGGTGACTATGCTGCTTTAATTTGTCTGCAAAGTAAAAGCGCAATTAAGCACGAGGACTCTGTTTTAGGAGTACCTGATTGACATTTTCAGGGATGGCCACCTTCTCTTCAAAGTACGTGGAGAAAGGCTCATCTAAGTCTCCAGGGGAGGCCGGAGGTGAGATGGCGCTGTAGTGGTTGGTCTGAGTGTCCCCGTCGTCAGGGGaatcctctaaaaaaaaaaccacaaaaaacaaaGTTCAAAGTGGACTTGACTGACCACTGATACGAAATTACCTGACTCAGCCATTAAATGTCAAAACATTCTgacattaaacaaacaaaaaaaaatccctgggAAGACAGTGCATTGGAGAAACTTGTATCAACATTACACTATATGTGCACAAATAAAGCCAACTGAACTTTAGCCCGAACATTACTCACACGGCAATAAATTTCACTTGAACTATAAAAATtgcacctggaaaaaaaaatccatgaagACTGGCAAATCTTACTGTACAACTGTATCAACATGAAAAGCAGTTTTGAATctttaaaaatacttttaagTCCATAACACCGACAAGAATAAAGATTTGCCATTCTAACGTCatgatgtgtgtgtttgagagatATGCGGGTTGCTCATGTTTCTGTTGTTGTAGTCGGTTACCTTGGAGGAGGTCTCCATCCTGCTGGGCCTTCATCAGGGCAGGCCGATAGCTCCCTGAGAACTTGAGGGATGACTTTCAGCCTCCTAACAAAAATTACACAAAACAATCAGAATATTCCACTGAAGGCTTTTATTCTTGTTTTGCTAAACATTTTCTGGAAATATGTTCAAATCCCGATTAAGTAGTGGCACAAATTCATGTGTTGTTTGTGGTAAAATACAGCATAACGTGTTTTTGGAGTGTGTTGAAGAGTAAGGGATACAATATATTCTTAAGTTGTTTACAATGTGATTAAATTCATTAGAGAACAATGTATAATGTAACATATTTTCAACAAAAGGTGACCGAATAAGTAAAAAATTTCCCTTCCACTTCAAATGAAACCTTCCCCCTACATTTCTTTCTAAATTCCACTGTccacaaaatgttctttttttttttaactctactGCACACAACATTTTCTTTCAAGTCAACAATCCAAGGATGCAATGCCATTCCAGGCAAAGGGCAGAACCTTGAAAAACTTCAGTTTGCAACAACACAGACTGGGCAGTCACATGACTGTAGGATCATGAGGGAAATGCCACAAAGTCACTTATCCACCCAGTCAAGGGTTCACTTCCACATCAATTAATATTTTTGGTTTACATTGCTTGGATTTGCAGGACTAATTTAATTAATTACGAAaataaccaaccaaccaactggTCATGTGGTGCAGTCTAATGGAGTAGTTTGTCATTCTATACGAGGCCAGTGGACCACACAGGTTTACTTATGGTCATGTCTTGATAATCTGTGACTTAAAGTAAGGTCATAAAATTTAACGGTAAATAAGTTTTTTGGGGTCAAAATGCATCAAATATAACAGAAAGCTGTAAGGGTGAAAGTATTGCCTGTACAATTAATAAAGTTTTTATGGTGGTGACAGTTTGGACCCTGAAAGTCCCAAACTTGTGATGGGGAAATAGTTTTGAAATTTACTGCTCGATCAGTCACGGAACAAACATTGCGTACTTGGAAGTACCATTGTATGATGTGTATAATATCAATTTAcatcaagtgtaaaaaaaaaaaaagtttcaatatCTGAAGGGGGAAAGACATAATCGAGATAAGACACTTTATCAGCATTTGGCAGCTTTTGCAATCACAAGTGCACATCTGTGACAACTCCCAAACGAACAAGTAACGTCTATGGTATAACAATAAAAGTCTGATGTGATCAAGTGCATTTCTAGCTAGATTCAATAAGGAAATCCACGCGTTAACCCATCAACAATTGGGGTGGGGGGAATGCTATGCGCGCATTCAACTCTTAATTACAAGTGTGACGACAAACGAATCAAATTGCAGTTtgtataactaaaaaaaaataaagattgatCAGACTACACGGTGGAATTGTAGTGACAATAAGACAGTGGCTATTATGATGGGAATTTATTTGGGTCTGAACAAGAGTAGCTCTACTTTTAGATTTCGAAACTTTTAATCTCTTGTTCTGGtgccgtgggggggggggggggggggggatgaacaGAACCTTCTCACATTGACTacaaattttaaaccaaaattcTACCAACTGTAATAAATCAATCCAATTACAAATAAATCCATAGTCGACTGACACACAAGATCACACATGCTACGTGCTAGCTTCCTGGATTGCATTGCTTACGTGACCTCTATTAAAGTTATTTAAACAACCTTACCTGATGTTCGCGTAGGGAACAGTCACTAATAATATTATGGTTCGACAATGGCCTCCGATATCCAACATGCACCATGGGGATTATCTTTTCAGAATCAGAGTTTTCAGGTTGAACTCGGGCACATTTGTGTGTCCACTGTCAGTTCTGCCATGTCAACTTTAGGTTCAAGAATTCTTGCGCATGAGCAGAAGACGAACACAGCTCTGATTGGTCAATTTTCTCTGTAAATTTACCCCTTTATTTTGTCTGTCAGGTAAAGGTATATCTTGAGTTTGGAGTAAATCCCAGCATGATAAGTAGTAGGAGCTGTTGCCATTCCACGTGAACACGTATTGCGTAAATTATGACGTTCAGAAAGGAGTCtagaataatataaaatatgaatatattAAACAGCTGCGATAGGCTCCAGCAGGCCGGTGCCGTGCTGTGGGGGCAGCGTCGAGAAGAgggatatttattataaattatattaattttaaattaaatgatAATACTGAATACCAGTACAATATAAGAGAAATATTTGCGCAAAAACGTACTTTCAAATTCTCAACACGCCATTCAGAAGACATGATGCAACTTTTGTAATATTaaggttcaaagttcaggttgTTTTATGAGATGTAAATGCCACGCAGGTTGTTTTACTCCCAAGCTTGTCATCACGTTGTGGTGACCTCTCGCGAGAATTCCGTCTACACCGCATAAACGAACTCGCTAACGAGGCTAACAAGTAAACGATCTGCCATTGAATAACATGTCTACACAAATGGCGTGAATGAAGGAGCGAGTAGAAACATTGAGGAATGGAGTGTAGAGATATCAAGGACCAGGTACGGGAAAATAATTGGGATAATTGTAATCTCGGTAGTTTTCTAACTTTGCATTACAGCCGGTTGACTTGTCTACATTTCGACCAAAGTTTGCTAACGGACATCCAGCTATGTTATTACAACCGTGACATTGACGACGTCTAAATTACAATTGACTTACTCATGTTTGCCTTTATTCTTTTATCTGTTCTGTAGCTGTACGTtttcgtttatgtttttataaagtcGTAGTAGAAATGACATTAATGCGAAGTTCATACAAGTCAATGTAATAACGCCacacttttttctttattttctaaTAACCACGAGCCTTTGAAATAACTTTTGTCTAACCCCAAGTACGCCTAAATGAGTCAAAAACATTTCCCATagagaaaggaaaagaaaatgctgtCATCTCTCTCACTGATGCACTATCAGTGCAGCACGAGTTCTGTATGTTATATTTTTGCATTATATTTAAATCTGAATCTCTTGACATTATATTACAGTTttctcttctttatattttgctAATTTCTGCAAAGTTGGCTTTCTATACTTTGCTGGTGTGGAATAAGCCATAGTTTGTCTATTCTCTACTACCTTGAGATCTGGAGTTGGCAATCTAATGtttattatgtttttcttccatGTCAAATTGTTCTTCTAGAGTCCTTTGGTCCAGGCTATTTTCAGCCGAAATACTGAAGAAGTGACATTTTTGTTAGGCCACAGAGAGGATGCCAATTCTTTGGTAATATTATTTCacagctttttttgtttgctgggTAGATTTTTCTACCTTATTT
This genomic interval from Syngnathus typhle isolate RoL2023-S1 ecotype Sweden linkage group LG11, RoL_Styp_1.0, whole genome shotgun sequence contains the following:
- the LOC133162126 gene encoding natural resistance-associated macrophage protein 2-like isoform X1, whose translation is MKAQQDGDLLQEDSPDDGDTQTNHYSAISPPASPGDLDEPFSTYFEEKVAIPENVNQVFSFRKLWAFTGPGFLMSIAYLDPGNIESDLQSGAKAGFKLLWVLLSATVIGLLLQRLAARLGVVTGMHLAEVCNRQYSTVPRIILWIMVELAIIGSDMQEVIGCAIALNLLSVGKIPLWAGVLITITDTFVFLFLDKYGLRKLEAFFGFLITVMAISFGYEYVLVKPDQGEVLKGMFLPYCEGCGPTQLEQAVGIVGAVIMPHNIYLHSALVKSRDIDRRNKKEVKEANKYYFIESTIALFVSFLINVFVVAVFAQAFYNKTNWQVNQECNVTNIPHQGLFPNNNETLEVDIYKGGVVLGCFFGPAALYIWAIGILAAGQSSTMTGTYSGQFVMEGFLNLRWSRFARVLLTRSIAITPTLLVAIFQDVQHLTGMNDFLNVLQSMQLPFALIPILTFTSLTSIMNDFANGLFWKIGGGVVVLLVCAINMYFVVVYVATLHSIWLYVLAALLSVAYLCFVGYLVWHCLVALGVSCLDFGSRMGLARHTDIYLLNDMDVDGVIER
- the LOC133162126 gene encoding natural resistance-associated macrophage protein 2-like isoform X2; this encodes MKAQQDGDLLQEDSPDDGDTQTNHYSAISPPASPGDLDEPFSTYFEEKVAIPENVNQVFSFRKLWAFTGPGFLMSIAYLDPGNIESDLQSGAKAGFKLLWVLLSATVIGLLLQRLAARLGVVTGMHLAEVCNRQYSTVPRIILWIMVELAIIGSDMQEVIGCAIALNLLSVGKIPLWAGVLITITDTFVFLFLDKYGLRKLEAFFGFLITVMAISFGYEYVLVKPDQGEVLKGMFLPYCEGCGPTQLEQAVGIVGAVIMPHNIYLHSALVKSRDIDRRNKKEVKEANKYYFIESTIALFVSFLINVFVVAVFAQAFYNKTNWQVNQECNVTNIPHQGLFPNNNETLEVDIYKGGVVLGCFFGPAALYIWAIGILAAGQSSTMTGTYSGQFVMEGFLNLRWSRFARVLLTRSIAITPTLLVAIFQDVQHLTGMNDFLNVLQSMQLPFALIPILTFTSLTSIMNDFANGLFWKIGGGVVVLLVCAINMYFVVVYVATLHSIWLYVLAALLSVAYLCFVGYLVWHCLVALGVSCLDFGSRDFPGLNEER